The Chlorocebus sabaeus isolate Y175 chromosome 16, mChlSab1.0.hap1, whole genome shotgun sequence genome window below encodes:
- the HASPIN gene encoding serine/threonine-protein kinase haspin has product MAASPPGFGSRLFRTYGAADGRRQRRLGQEAAQWFPPQDRRRFFNSSGSSDASIGDPSQSDDPDDPDDPDDPDFPGSPVRRRRRRPRVPKDRPSLTVTPKRRKLRARPSLTVTPRRLGLRTRPPQKCSTPCGPLRLPPFPSRDPGRLSPDLSVCGQPRDGDEVGTSASLFSSLASSGPGSPTPRDSVISIGTSASLVAASAVPSGLYLPEVSLDQASLPCSQEEATGGVRLTRMVHQTRASLRSAIFGLVNSGTPEDSEFGADGKNMRESCSKRKLVGSGPECPGLSNTGKRRATGQASCQERGLQEAGRREHQEASVSKGRIVPGGIDRLERTRPSRKSKHQEARETSLLHSHHFKKGQKMRKDSFPTQDLTPLQNASFWTKTRASFSFHKKKIVTDVSEVCSIYTIATSLSGSLLSECSNQHVTNKTSGALSSWHSSSMYLLSPLNTLSISNKKASDAEKVYGECNQKGPVPFSHCLPTEKLQCCEKIGEGVFGEVFRTITDHAPVAIKIIAIEGPDLVNGSHQKTFEEILPEIIISKELSLLSGEVCNRTEGFIGLNSVHCVQGSYPPLLLKAWDHYHSTKGSANDRPDFFKDDQLFIVLEFEFGGTDLEQMKTKLSSLATAKSILHQLTASLAVAEASLRFEHRDLHWGNVLLKKTSLKELHYTLNGKSSTIPTRGLQVSIIDYTLSRLERDGIVVFCDVSMDEDLFTGDGDYQFDIYRLMKKENNNCWGEYHPYSNVLWLHYLTDKILKQMTFKSKCNTPAMKQIRKQIREFHRTMLNFSSATDLLCQHSLFK; this is encoded by the coding sequence ATGGCGGCTTCGCCCCCGGGATTTGGGAGCCGGCTTTTCCGCACTTATGGGGCTGCCGACGGCAGGAGACAGCGGCGGCTGGGCCAGGAAGCCGCGCAGTGGTTCCCGCCGCAGGACCGGAGGCGTTTCTTCAACAGCAGCGGCAGCAGTGACGCCAGCATCGGCGACCCCTCGCAGTCCGACGATCCTGACGATCCCGACGATCCGGACGACCCCGACTTCCCTGGCAGCCCGGTGAGGCGGCGGCGGAGGCGTCCCCGAGTCCCCAAGGACCGGCCCAGCCTGACCGTGACTCCAAAGCGCAGGAAGCTGCGAGCTCGCCCGAGCCTCACCGTGACCCCAAGACGCCTGGGGCTGCGAACTCGGCCCCCGCAGAAGTGCAGCACCCCCTGCGGCCCGCTCCGACTCCCGCCCTTCCCCAGCCGTGACCCCGGCCGCCTCAGCCCGGACCTCAGCGTGTGCGGCCAGCCCAGGGACGGCGACGAGGTGGGCACCAGTGCTTCCCTGTTCAGCTCTCTGGCCTCATCCGGCCCCGGGTCCCCAACGCCAAGGGACAGTGTCATCTCGATCGGCACCTCCGCCTCTCTGGTTGCAGCCTCAGCGGTCCCGAGCGGCCTCTACCTCCCGGAAGTCTCCCTGGACCAAGCGTCTCTCCCCTGCTCCCAGGAGGAAGCGACAGGAGGAGTCAGGCTCACCAGGATGGTCCACCAAACCCGTGCCAGCCTCAGGTCAGCAATCTTTGGCCTTGTGAACTCAGGAACCCCTGAAGATTCTGAGTTTGGGGCAGATGGGAAGAATATGAGGGAATCCTGCAGTAAAAGGAAACTGGTGGGAAGTGGACCAGAGTGTCCAGGTCTGTCAAACACAGGCAAGAGGAGGGCCACAGGCCAAGCCTCTTGTCAAGAGAGAGGGCTTCAAGAGGCCGGCcggagagagcatcaggaagccAGCGTTTCCAAGGGCCGCATTGTGCCAGGGGGAATCGACAGGCTGGAGAGAACTAGACCAAGCCGGAAGAGCAAACATCAGGAGGCAAGGGAAACCTCTCTCCTCCATTCCCACCACTTTAAAAAGGGCCAAAAGATGAGAAAAGATTCGTTCCCCACCCAGGACCTGACTCCTTTACAGAATGCCAGCTTTTGGACCAAAACCAGGGCTTCCTTCAGTTTCCACAAGAAGAAAATTGTGACTGATGTGTCAGAGGTCTGCAGCATCTATACCATTGCCACTTCTCTCTCTGGATCCCTCCTCTCAGAATGTTCAAACCAGCATGTCACGAACAAAACAAGTGGTGCTCTGTCCTCTTGGCACTCCTCCTCTATGTATTTGCTAAGCCCCTTAAACACTCTAAGTATTTCAAACAAAAAGGCATCTGATGCTGAAAAGGTTTATGGGGAATGCAATCAGAAGGGTCCTGTCCCCTTTAGCCATTGCCTTCCCACAGAAAAACTGCAATGCTGTGAGAAGATTGGGGAAGGGGTGTTTGGCGAAGTGTTTCGAACAATTACTGATCACGCACCTGTAGCCATAAAAATCATTGCTATTGAAGGACCCGATTTAGTCAATGGATCCCATCAGAAAACCTTTGAGGAAATCCTGCCAGAGATCATCATCTCCAAAGAGTTGAGCCTCTTATCCGGTGAAGTGTGCAACCGCACAGAAGGCTTTATCGGGCTGAACTCAGTGCACTGTGTCCAGGGATCTTACCCTCCCTTGCTCCTCAAAGCCTGGGATCACTATCATTCAACCAAAGGCTCTGCAAATGACCggcctgatttttttaaagacgaCCAGCTCTTCATTGTGCTGGAATTTGAGTTTGGAGGGACTGACCTAGAGCAAATGAAAACCAAGCTGTCTTCCTTGGCTACTGCAAAGAGCATTCTACACCAGCTCACAGCCTCCCTCGCAGTGGCGGAGGCATCACTGCGGTTTGAGCACCGAGACTTACACTGGGGGAATGTGCTCTTAAAGAAAACCAGCCTCAAAGAACTCCACTACACCCTCAACGGGAAGAGCAGCACCATCCCCACCCGTGGCCTGCAAGTCAGCATCATTGACTACACCCTGTCCCGCTTGGAACGGGACGGGATTGTGGTTTTCTGCGACGTTTCCATGGACGAGGACCTGTTTACCGGTGACGGCGACTACCAGTTTGACATCTACAGGCTCATGAAGAAGGAGAATAACAACTGCTGGGGAGAATATCACCCTTATAGTAATGTGCTCTGGCTACATTACCTGACAGACAAGATTCTGAAACAAATGACCTTCAAGAGTAAATGTAACACTCCTGCCATGAAGCAAATCAGGAAGCAGATCCGGGAGTTCCACAGGACAATGCTGAacttcagctctgccactgacttGCTTTGCCAGCACAGCCTATTTAAGTAA